A stretch of the Rosa rugosa chromosome 5, drRosRugo1.1, whole genome shotgun sequence genome encodes the following:
- the LOC133708154 gene encoding inosine triphosphate pyrophosphatase-like, giving the protein MREIKVQKLVLGERGDRLTKAAKVLKQLSGQTPVFSKARYTVRSFGISYLSREEPRNFGLTLRERERESGKMAALGARGGGLVLPKPVTFVTGNAKKLEEVRAILGTSIPFNTLKLDLPELQGEPEDIFKEKARLAAVQINGPVLVEDTCLCFNAFKGLPGPYM; this is encoded by the exons ATGAGGGAAATCAAGGTCCAGAAGCTCGTCCTCGGCGAGAGAGGCGATCGTCTCACCAAGGCCGCCAAGGTCTTGAAGCAACTCAGCGGCCAGACACCTGTTTTCTCCAAAG CTCGGTACACTGTGAGGTCTTTCGGAATCAGTTATTTGAGTAGAGAGGAACCCAGAAACTTTGGTCTCACtcttagagaaagagagagagagagcgggaAAATGGCGGCGTTGGGAGCAAGAGGAGGTGGACTGGTGCTGCCAAAGCCGGTGACTTTTGTGACCGGAAACGCCAAGAAGCTTGAAGAAGTGCGCGCCATCTTGGGCACCTCCATTCCCTTCAACACTCTCAAGCTCGATT TGCCAGAATTGCAAGGGGAGCCTGAGGACATCTTCAAAGAAAAGGCGAGGTTGGCTGCCGTTCAGATTAATGGTCCTGTGCTTGTGGAAGACACTTGCCTCTGCTTCAATGCCTTCAAGGGTCTACCTG GGCCTTACATGTAA